The Eubacteriaceae bacterium Marseille-Q4139 genome has a window encoding:
- a CDS encoding DEAD/DEAH box helicase translates to METVKFEELQLNDKILRAVTDMGFEAASPIQAQAIPVQMEGKDMIGQAQTGTGKTAAFGIPLLERVSPKSRKTQAIVLCPTRELAIQVADELRRLAKYLHGIKVLPVYGGQEIVKQIRSLKGGVQIIVGTPGRVMDHMRRKTIRTDDIHTVVLDEADEMLNMGFLEDMETILSQMPEERQTVMFSATMPEAIAEIARKFQKSPEMVRVVKKELTVPKVTQYYYEVKPRNKVEVMCRLLDLYSPKLSVVFCNTKKQVDELVQALQGRGYFAEGLHGDLKQEQRDRVMDSFRNGATEILVATDVAARGIDVDDVEAVFNFDIPQDDEYYVHRIGRTGRAGREGRAFSLAVGSEVYKLRDIQRFCKTRIVPQPIPSLNDVTAIKAEKILDQVQELIREGELDKMARIVEKRLLAEDYTSLELAAAFLKMTMGDDYEDIAEEAYPLRDLEDLGSRRSNGRGNGRRRGRRDDDEYVDRRTARNGMTRLFINLGKNQNVKPGDILGAIAGESGMPGRLVGSIDMYDKYTFVEVPRDQADIVLNAMNHVKIKGRNVRMEVAGAARK, encoded by the coding sequence TCCAGGCCCAGGCCATCCCGGTGCAGATGGAAGGGAAGGACATGATCGGCCAGGCCCAGACAGGAACGGGAAAGACGGCCGCCTTTGGCATCCCGCTTTTGGAGCGGGTGTCGCCGAAGAGCCGGAAGACCCAGGCCATCGTCCTCTGCCCCACGAGGGAGCTGGCGATCCAGGTGGCCGACGAGCTCCGGCGCCTTGCGAAATACCTGCACGGCATCAAGGTTCTGCCGGTCTACGGCGGCCAGGAGATTGTAAAGCAGATCCGCTCCTTAAAGGGCGGCGTCCAGATCATTGTCGGGACGCCAGGCCGTGTCATGGATCACATGCGGAGAAAGACCATCCGCACCGATGACATCCACACGGTTGTCTTAGACGAGGCCGATGAGATGTTAAACATGGGCTTTTTAGAGGACATGGAGACGATTTTAAGCCAGATGCCCGAAGAGCGCCAGACCGTCATGTTTTCGGCCACGATGCCGGAGGCTATTGCGGAGATTGCCAGAAAATTCCAGAAATCGCCGGAGATGGTGCGGGTCGTAAAGAAAGAGCTGACGGTGCCGAAGGTGACGCAGTATTACTATGAGGTGAAGCCGCGGAACAAGGTGGAGGTCATGTGCCGTCTTTTAGACCTGTACTCGCCGAAGCTTTCCGTGGTGTTCTGCAACACGAAAAAGCAGGTGGATGAGCTTGTGCAGGCGCTCCAGGGCCGCGGCTACTTCGCCGAGGGGCTTCACGGCGACTTAAAGCAGGAACAGCGAGACCGTGTCATGGACAGCTTCCGGAACGGGGCCACGGAAATCCTCGTGGCGACAGACGTGGCTGCCAGAGGCATCGACGTGGACGACGTGGAGGCTGTGTTCAACTTCGACATCCCCCAGGACGACGAGTATTATGTACACCGGATCGGAAGAACCGGCCGCGCCGGGAGAGAGGGACGCGCCTTCAGCCTGGCCGTCGGAAGCGAGGTTTATAAGCTCCGCGACATCCAGCGGTTCTGCAAGACGCGGATTGTGCCGCAGCCGATCCCGTCCTTAAACGATGTGACGGCCATCAAGGCAGAAAAAATCCTCGACCAGGTGCAGGAGCTGATCCGCGAGGGTGAGCTGGATAAGATGGCGCGGATCGTGGAAAAGCGGCTTCTGGCAGAGGATTACACGTCTTTAGAGCTGGCGGCGGCATTCCTTAAGATGACCATGGGCGACGACTACGAGGACATTGCTGAGGAAGCGTACCCGCTCCGCGACCTGGAAGACCTGGGAAGCCGCCGTAGTAACGGCCGGGGGAACGGAAGGCGCCGCGGACGCAGGGATGACGACGAATACGTGGACCGCAGGACGGCGAGAAACGGCATGACGCGGCTTTTCATCAACCTTGGAAAGAACCAGAACGTTAAGCCCGGCGACATCCTGGGCGCCATTGCCGGGGAGTCCGGCATGCCGGGACGTCTCGTGGGCAGTATCGACATGTACGACAAGTACACTTTCGTGGAGGTGCCGAGGGATCAGGCGGATATCGTGTTAAACGCAATGAACCATGTGAAAATTAAAGGACGGAACGTAAGAATGGAAGTGGCAGGCGCTGCGAGGAAATAG
- a CDS encoding ATP-binding protein yields the protein MENYRKRIADDILKRKLEGKGAVLIEGPKWCGKTTTAEQIAASILYMDDPEKKEQNITMSELNPKRLLKGAAPRLIDEWQLAPKLWDAIRFEVDHRRELGQFVLTGSAVPADTKEITHSGTGRFTWLTMRPMSLYESGDSTGDVSLKSLFDGETEVDGGSNLSIDRLAFLVCRGGWPQAVDMRDEIALDQAIDYYDAVVHSDINRADNVQKNPERVKRLMRSYARNQGAQVPNTVLAQDIAANDEFTINEETVASYVNALRKIFVVEDMPAWNPNLRSKTAIRSSDTRYYVDPSIAAAALGIGPNDLVNDLKTFGFLFETLCIRDLRVFADALNGEVYHYRDKDGQECDAVVHLRNGKYGLIEIKLGGDKFIEEGAKSLKSMEAKIDTDKMKAPSFLMVLTGNGDWAYRRHDGVYVVPIGCLKS from the coding sequence ATGGAAAATTACAGAAAGAGAATCGCTGACGATATTCTAAAACGCAAACTGGAGGGCAAGGGGGCGGTCTTGATAGAAGGACCAAAATGGTGCGGCAAAACCACAACTGCCGAGCAGATTGCCGCCAGTATCTTGTATATGGATGACCCGGAAAAGAAAGAACAGAACATCACTATGTCTGAACTGAACCCAAAGCGCCTGTTAAAGGGTGCTGCACCGAGGCTTATCGACGAATGGCAGCTTGCCCCAAAACTTTGGGATGCCATTCGCTTTGAAGTTGACCATCGCCGTGAACTTGGACAGTTTGTGCTTACCGGTTCCGCTGTCCCTGCTGACACCAAGGAAATCACCCACTCCGGTACAGGACGATTTACCTGGCTGACAATGAGACCTATGAGCTTATACGAATCAGGAGATTCTACGGGAGATGTCAGCTTAAAAAGCTTATTCGACGGAGAAACAGAGGTTGACGGCGGCTCCAATCTCAGCATTGACCGTTTGGCCTTCCTTGTATGTCGAGGAGGCTGGCCGCAAGCGGTAGATATGCGTGATGAGATTGCACTTGATCAGGCAATAGACTATTACGATGCTGTTGTCCATTCCGACATTAACCGGGCAGACAACGTGCAGAAGAATCCCGAAAGAGTCAAAAGACTTATGCGTTCCTACGCAAGGAACCAGGGTGCTCAAGTACCAAACACAGTTCTAGCACAGGACATTGCGGCCAATGATGAGTTCACAATCAATGAAGAAACGGTTGCTTCCTATGTAAACGCTCTCCGAAAAATCTTTGTAGTCGAAGATATGCCTGCATGGAATCCGAATCTCCGCTCAAAAACTGCGATTCGCTCGTCTGACACTCGGTATTATGTTGACCCTTCTATCGCTGCTGCGGCTTTGGGCATCGGTCCGAATGATTTGGTGAATGACTTAAAGACTTTCGGATTTCTCTTTGAAACGCTTTGCATCAGAGACCTTCGTGTATTTGCGGATGCTCTGAATGGTGAGGTTTACCATTATCGAGACAAAGACGGACAAGAATGCGATGCGGTCGTTCATTTGAGAAACGGCAAATACGGTCTCATTGAAATCAAGCTTGGCGGCGATAAGTTCATTGAGGAAGGTGCAAAGAGTCTGAAATCCATGGAAGCGAAGATCGATACCGATAAAATGAAAGCTCCGTCTTTCCTCATGGTTTTGACGGGGAACGGTGACTGGGCATATCGCCGTCATGATGGAGTATATGTTGTTCCCATCGGCTGCTTAAAAAGCTAA
- a CDS encoding lactonase family protein: MTGNYMAYIGSYSYTGKAKGITVYDVDVEAGTFIYRCEVEVDNSSYVQASNNGKILYSIADEGVVSFRILENGSLSRINSANIKGMRGCHLSTDTDNKYIFVSGYHDGKMTVLKLNKDGSVGRITDGVFHKGLGSVAERNYRPHVSCSRLTPDGRFLMVADLGIDQIKVYRFDKNEGRVMLVDTIRCELESAPKRFIFSQDGRFFYVLYELKNVIDVFSYKEGERTPIVEKIQTVSTTGGETSRMTAACAMRFTPDEKHLFCSNAGDNTVSLYERDAETGLLTFKFCLPISGDYPKDIAVFPDGKHLASINHEGSVSFFRVDYEKGLLVMSSRSIPINEPNCCEIVKIR; the protein is encoded by the coding sequence ATGACAGGAAATTACATGGCCTACATAGGCTCTTATTCCTATACGGGGAAGGCAAAAGGGATTACGGTTTACGACGTGGATGTGGAAGCGGGGACATTTATTTACCGCTGTGAGGTAGAAGTGGACAACTCTTCCTATGTACAGGCCTCCAACAACGGGAAAATCCTGTACTCCATCGCAGATGAAGGCGTCGTATCGTTCCGGATCCTGGAAAACGGAAGTCTGTCGAGGATCAACAGCGCCAACATCAAGGGGATGCGCGGCTGCCATCTGTCGACGGATACGGATAACAAGTATATTTTTGTTTCGGGGTATCATGACGGGAAAATGACGGTATTAAAGCTTAATAAGGACGGTTCCGTGGGCCGGATCACTGACGGCGTGTTCCACAAGGGCCTGGGCAGCGTTGCGGAGCGGAACTACCGCCCCCACGTGAGCTGCAGCCGCCTGACGCCGGACGGCCGGTTTCTGATGGTGGCAGATCTTGGAATCGACCAGATTAAGGTGTACCGTTTTGATAAGAACGAGGGACGTGTCATGCTGGTGGACACGATCCGCTGCGAGCTGGAATCGGCGCCGAAGCGGTTTATTTTCAGCCAGGATGGCCGGTTCTTCTATGTGCTTTATGAACTGAAAAATGTGATCGACGTGTTTTCCTACAAAGAGGGGGAGAGGACGCCGATTGTGGAGAAAATCCAGACGGTTTCCACCACGGGCGGTGAGACAAGCCGGATGACGGCGGCCTGCGCCATGCGGTTTACGCCGGATGAAAAGCATCTGTTCTGCTCGAATGCCGGGGACAATACGGTATCCCTTTACGAGAGGGACGCAGAGACCGGGCTTCTGACCTTCAAATTCTGCCTGCCCATCAGCGGCGATTACCCGAAGGACATCGCTGTTTTCCCGGACGGAAAGCATCTGGCTTCCATCAACCATGAGGGCTCCGTTTCGTTCTTCCGCGTGGACTACGAAAAGGGACTCCTCGTCATGAGCAGCAGGAGCATTCCCATCAACGAGCCCAACTGCTGTGAGATCGTCAAGATAAGATAG